The nucleotide sequence CAGGACGGAACCGCGTTCTTCGACCCCCGCGGCGGCTCCTGGTCGCCAGGACGACCGCTGGGCACCGCGCGAAGGATGCACTCCACCACCCTGCTGGCCGACGGGCGGGTCCTGGTGACCGGCGGCTTCACCGGCGCCAACGCCTATCCCGTCCGGCCACTCGACACCGCCGAGGTCTACGATCCGGCCTCCGGCGACTGGAGCCCGGCGGGCCGGCTCCGCGAGGCGCGCTGCGGACACTCGGCGACCCTGCTGCCCGACGGCAGCGTCCTGGTGGCCGGCGGCACCGGCCGCCGCTCGGCCGATTCGGAACGGACGCTGTACTCGGCGGAGCTGTTCGACCCGCTGCTGCCGGGATGGTCGAAGGCCGCGGACATGACCGACGCCCGGTCCTTCCACCCCGCGGCCGCGCTCCCGGACGGCCGCGTCCTGGTCGCGGGCGGCTGGGTGGCCACCCGCCGCGACCGGCGGGCCGGTGCGGCGCTGGCGTACGGCGAGTGCTACGACCCGGCGACGGACACCTGGACACCCACCGGCGGCCTCACCGGTCCCCGCGCCGGTCACACGCTGACCGTACTCGCCGACGGGTCCGTGCTGGCCACGGGAGGCAGCGACGGTGAAGGCGGCGCCGACGGCCGGCTCGACCCGTACAGCAAGGCGACGGTGGAGCGCTGGCATCCCGAGGCGGGCGGCCGATGGACCCGGGAGCACGACATGCCCTGCGGCCGGACCCAGCACCGCGCCGTACGGCTGCGCACGGGGGAGGTCCTGGTGATGGGCGGCGGCAACGACCTGCTCGGCGACGCGGGTTACCGCAGCGCCGCGCGGTACCACCCGGAGACGCGGCGCTGGACGCAGGTGCCGGGAATGACCGTCGGACGCACCGACTTCGCGGCGGTCGTCCTCCCCGACGGGAGGGTCCTGGTGGCCGGCGGAACGGTCCGCTCCGGGCCCGCCACGCCCACGGGCGCACCGCATCTGCTGACCGCCACGAGCGAACTGTTCGTCCTGTGACGGGGCGCGGCACCGTTCGGGTGAGGCGGCGGGTGAGGCGGCGGACGATCACCGGACCGGACCATTCCGGTCCGGTTGCCAAGAAGGCCGTGAGCAGGCGGGTTCGAGTCGGAGGCGACCAGGCGTGGTGACTGACGAACGAGACGGATCCGGTACCGGCGCACGGCGGTTCGTCGCCGCCGCACCGCAGGTGACGCTTCCCAAGGGCGGCGGAGCGATCCGCGGCATCGGGGAGACGTTCACCGCCCACCCCGCGACCGGCACCGGTTCGGTCTCGGTACCCGTCGCCACGAGCCCGGGCCGGTCCGGATTCGGCCCCCGCCTGACCCTGGCGTACGACTCCGGAGCGGGCAACGGCCCGTTCGGCCTCGGCTGGAACCTGTCGGTCCCTTCGGTCACCCGCAAGACCGACAAGGGCCTGCCGCGCTACCTGGACGCCGTCGACTCCGACGTGTTCGTGCTCTCCGGCGAGGACGACCTCGTCCCCGTCCACCGGCAGGACCACACCGGCGAGTGGGTCGCGGCCCACCCCGGCCACACACGGGACCCCGAAGGCGACTGGGTGCGCGACCCGGCGGGCGACCCCGTCGTCCACGAGGACGAGACCGACGGCTACCGGGTCCGCCGCTACCGGCCGCGCGTCGAGGGTGCCTTCGCCCGGATCGAGCGCTGGACGGCGGTCGCCGCCCCCGCCGGAACTCCCGTCGGCAACGTGCACTGGCGCTCGGTGTCGAAGGACAACGTCCTCACCGTGTACGGGCTCACCCCGGAGCACCGCATCGCCGACCCGCTCGACCCGGGCCGCGTCTTCAGCTGGCTGATCTCCGAGACCCGCGACGACAAGGGCGATGTCGTCCTCTACCGCTACAAGTCCGAGGACGGCACCGGCGTCGACCTCGGCAGACCGCAGGAACGGAACAGGGGACCCCGCGACGACGTCCGCAGGACCGCCCACCGCTATCTGAAGCGCATCCTCTATGGCAACCGGCGGCCCGCCCTCGACGAGAGGGGTGAGCGCCCCCACTTCCTCGACGCCCGGGTCGTCGACGGCGGCTGGATGTTCGAGGCCGTACTCGACTACGGCGATCACGACCCGGACGCCCCCGGCCCCCGGGACGACGAGGCCGTCGACGCCACCGGCGCCCTCCGCTTCCCGTGGCCGCTCCGCCCGGACGCCTTCTCCACGTACCGGCCCGGCTTCGAGGTGCGCACCGGCCGGCTCTGCCGCCGGGTGCTGATGTTCCACCACTTCCCCGGCACGGAAGCGGCCGGCGTCGGCGTCGACTGCCTCGTACGGTCGACCGAGCTCAGCCACGGCGGCGAGGCCGACCCGGTGACGGCCAACGGGCCCGTGTACGCGTTCCTGCGCTCCGTGACCCAGCACGGGCACCGCCGCGACGGCACCGGGTACGTCCGCCGGAGCATGCCGCCCGTGGAGTTCACGTACTCCGAGCCGACGGTCCGGGACACCGTCGAGACCGTCGACCCCGGGTCCATGGAGAACCTCCCCGCCGGCCTGGACGGGACGACGTACCGCTGGACCGACCTGCACGGCGAGGGCATCCCCGGCGCGCTCGTCGAACAGTCGGGCGCCTGGTTCTACAAGCGCAACATCAGCCCCCTCCCGGAGGCCGACCGGGCCTCCGGCGACGGCGCGCCTCCCCGCGTCCGGTTCGCCCCGGTGGAACACGTCGCCACCATGCCGGCGCTCCCGCCCGGCAGCGGCGCCGAGTTCGTGGACCTCGCCGGAGACGGACTCGTGGACGTCGTCGTCACGAACGGCACCGCCCCCGGCCTCCACGAACACGACGACGCCGAGGGCTGGCAGCCGTTCCGCCCGTTCACCTCCCTCCCGAACGTGCCGCTGGACGCCCCGAACGCCCGCCTCGCCGACCTCGACGGAGACGGCCACGCCGACGTCCTGGTCACCGACGACACCTCGCTCACCTGGTACCGGTCGCTCGCGGAGGAGGGATTCGAGGCGGCCCGGCAGATCGCCGTCGCCGCCGACGAGGAGCAGGGCCCCCGGGCCCTGTTCTCCGACGGCACGCACGCCCTCCACCTCGCCGACCTCTCCGGCGACGGGCTCCCCGACCTGGTCCGCGTCCGCAACGGCGAGGTCTGCTACTGGCCCAACCTCGGCCATGGGCGGTTCGGCGCGAAGGTGACGATGGAGAACGCGCCGTGGTTCGACCACCCGGACACCTTCGACCAGCAGCGCGTCCGGCTGGCCGACATCGACGGCTCCGGCACCGCCGACCTCCTCTACCTCCACCGCGACGGCGTGCGGCTGTACTTCAACCAGTCCGGAAACGCCTGGAGTTCGCCCCGCGCGCTGCGGGCCTTCCCACGGATCGACAGCGCGACGAGCATCGCCACGGCCGACCTCCTGGGCGACGGCACGACCTGCCTCGTCTGGTCCTCCCCGCTCGCCTCGGACGCCGGCCGGCCCATGCGGTTCGTCAACCTCATGGGAGGCACCAAGCCGCATCTGCTGACCGGCCTCGTCAACAACCTCGGCGCGGAGACACGGCTGAGCTACGCACCGTCGACGAAGTTCTCCCTCCAGGACAAACACGAGGGCCGGCCGTGGATCGCGCGTCTTGCGTTCCCCGTCCACGTGGTCGAACGCGTGGAGACGTACGACCACGTGAGCCGCAACCGGTTCACCACGCGCTACCGCTACCACCACGGCCGGTACGACGGCGTGGAGCGCGAGTTCTGCGGGTTCGGCATGGTCGAGCAGTGGGACACCGAGGAACTCGAAGCCGTCGGCGGCGCGGCCATCGGCGGTGACGCGAGCAACTCTGCCCCCGGCTCGTACGTGCCGCCGGCGCACATCAAGTCCTGGTTCCACACCGGCGACCGACTGGGCCGGGAGCGCGTCTCGCGGTACCACGAGGAGGAGTACTACCGCGAGCCGGGCCTCACCCCGGCCGACGCCCGGGACCTGCTGCTCGACGACACCCCGCTGCCCCCGGGCCTGGCCGACGAGGAGGAACGACAGGCGTGCCGCGCGCTGAAGGGCTCGCTGCTGCGGCGTGAGATTTACTCCGACGACGCCGTACCGGAGTCGACACCCGCCGAGCTGACCCGGGCCCACACCCCGTACACGGTCACCGAGCAGAACTTCACCGTCCGGCGCCTCCAGGGACGCGGCGCGCACGAGTACGCCGTGTTCGACGTCCAGCCGCGCGAGACGCTCACCCACCACTACGAGCGCGAGGCCGCAGACCCACGCACCCAGCACACGATCGCGCTGGAGGTCGACCCGTACGGCACCGTCCTCAAGGAGGCCGCCGTCGGCTACGGCCGCCGCACCCACCTGGTGACGGTGGCCCCGGACGGCACCGGCCGCCGCACCCCGAACCCCGCCCTGGACGCCCTCCACCCGGCGGACCGCGCCCGGCAGACCACCTCCCTCGTCACGTACACCGAGCGCCGCGTCACCAACGCGATCGACACCGCCGGCGCCTGGCGCCACCCCGCCACCTGCGAGACGAGAACCTTCGAGCTGACCGGATACGTCCCCACGGGCCCCCACGGCCGATTCCTCGCGGCGGACCTCGTGGAGCCCGACCCCGACATCACCGGACGGCTGCGCCACCGGTACGCGCGGGAGGTGGCGTACGAGGAGCAGCCCACGCCCGAACCCTGCCGCCGGCCGGTCGAGCACGTCCGCACCCACCACCGGAGCGACGACCTCACGCGGATCCTCCCCCTGGGGCTGCTCGAACCCCGCGCCACCACCGGCGAGAGGTACACGCTCGCCCTCACCCCGGGCCTCCTCGCCGCCGTCTTCCGCAGGCCGCGCCCCGACGGCTCCATGGAAGAACTGATCCCGGACCCGGCGGGCGTCCTCGCCGGGACGGCGGGGGACCGGGGCGGCTACCTGGCGGGCCGGACCCTCAAGGCCGACGGACGCTTTCCCGCCACCGACCCCGACGACCACTGGTGGCTGCCGTCCGGCCGGACGTACTTCTCCGCCGGCCCGGAGGACCCGCCGGCCACCGAGCTCGCGCAAGCCCTTCGGCACCGCTTCGTCGCCCGGAGGCAGCGCGACCCCTTCGGCCACGACACCGTGGTCGACCTCGACGGCGACGACCTGCTCGCCATCGAGGTACGCGACCCGCTCGGCAACCGCACCACCGTGGAGGCCAACGACTACCGGGTGCTGCAACCGCGCCGCGTCGCCGACGCCAACGGCAACCGGACCGAGGTGGCCTTCGACGCCCTCGGCATGGTCACCGGCACCGCCGTCATGGGGAAGGCCGCACCCGCACCCGCCGAGGGCGACACCCTGGACGGATTCCCCGCCGACCTCGAACCGGATCGCGTCGAGGCCCTCCTGACGGCGGCCGATCCCGACCCGCTGGCGGCGGACCTGCTCGCCGGCGCCACCAGCCGCGTCGTGTACGACCTCGACCGGTTCCGCCGGCTGCGCCGTCCCGCCGTGGTGGTCACGCTGACCCGCGAGACCCACCACCACGACCCCCTTCCGCCGCATGGCCTCAGGATCCAGACCGCGTACGGCTACTCGGACGGCTTCGGCCGCGAGATCCAGCGCAAGACGCGTGCCGAACCCGGACCGCTCACCGACGGAGGCCCGACCGTCACCCCGCGCTGGGTGTGCGGCGGCTGGGTGGTCCACGACAACAAGGGCGAGCCGGTCCGCCAGTACGAGCCGTTCTTCAGCGCCACGCACGAGTTCGAGTTCGGCGTGACGGTCGGCGTGAGCCCGGTGCTGTTCCGCGATCCCCTGGGGCGGGTCGTCGTCACCCTCCACCCCCACCACACGTACCAGAAGACCGTGTTCGGCCCCTGGGGACGGACCGCCTACGACGCCAACGACACCTGCGCCCCTCGCGGCACGCAGACCGGCGACCCGCGCACGGACCCCGACGTCCGCGGCCTGCTGGCACGCCACTTCGCGACGCCCAGCCCGGCGCCCCGGGCGGCGGAGCCCGGGTCAGCGGCGGCACCGCAGACCTCGGCGGTTAAGCGGGATTCGGCGGTGGTGCGGGATCCGGTGCCGACGGGCCCGGCGGTGGCGCGGGATCCGGCGCCGACGGCCCCTGCCGCCCCGCCCGCGTCGGTCACGCCTCCCGCCTGGGAGACCTGGCACGCCCAGCGGATCGGCGGCGCGCTCGGCCCGCACGAGCAGACGGCGGCGATCCGCGCCGCCGCGCACGCGGACACCCCCACCACCACCCACCTCGACGCCCTGGGCCGCCCCTTCCTCACCGTCGAACGCAACCGCGTCGTCTGCACCGGCCACGACCTCGACGGCACGGAGGACACCGTCGCCACCCGGACCGAGCTCGACATCGAGGGCAACCAGCGCCAGGTGCGCGACGCCGTGACCCAGGGCGGCGATCCGCTCGGGCGGGTCGTCGTGCGGTACGCCCACGACATACTCGGCAACCGCATCCACCAGAGCAGCATGGAGGCTGGGGCCCGCTGGACCCTGGCCGACGTCCTCGGCAACCCGATCCGTGAGTGGGACAGCAGGGGCCACACCTTCGTCACCGCGTACGACGCCCTGCGCCGCCGCGTCACCAGGAGCGTCCGCGGCACCGTCGCCGACGGCGACGCCGCCTCCGACCCGCGCACCCTCGACCGCGAGGTGCGGATCGAACGGATCGAGTACGGCGAGCCCGCCCCGGACGCGTCACCCGCCGACGAGGCCCGCGCCCGGCGGTTCAACCTGCGCACCCGCGTCCTGCGGCACTTCGACGGCGCCGGCGCCGCGGTCAACGCCCGGCTCGACGCGACCGGCGCACCGCTGGCCGCGTACGACTTCAAGGGGAACGCGCTCCACCACACCCGGACGCTCACCGCCGACTACCAGGCCCTGCCCGACTGGGCGGCGGCCCCGCGGATGGCGGACGAGTCCTTCGACAACAGCATGCGCTACGACGCGCTGAACCGGGCCGTGCAGGCGACGCTGCCGCACAGCGACCTCGCCCCCGGCCGGCTCCACGTCGTCCAGCCGGTCTTCAACGAGGCGGGCCTGCTCGACCGCGTCGACGTCTGGCTGGAACACACCACCGAACCCGCCGGGCTGCTCGATCCGGGCAGTGAGCCGCCGTCACCGGTCGGGATCGCCGGCATCGACTACGACGCCCACGGCAGGCGCACCCGGGTCGCCCACAAGAACGGCGCCACCACCCGGTACCGCCACGACCCGCTGACCTTCCGGCTTGTCCATCTCGTCACCGGCCGCGGCCCCTCGTTCCCCGAGGACTGCGACAACCCGGACAACCCCCAGCCGGACGCGGGGAACTGCGGGCTGCAGAACCTGCACTACACCTACGACCCGTCGGGGAACGTCACCCACATCCACGACGACGCCCAGCAGACGGTGTTCTTCCGCAACCAGCGCGTGGAGCCGAGCAACGACTACGTCCACGATGCGCTCTACCGTCTGATCCAGGCCACCGGCCGCGAGCACCTGGGCCAGCAGGCCGACGGCACCCGCAGGGCCCCCACCGCCCCGGACGCCTCCAACGCCTTCCACACGCGGCTGGACCACCCCAACACCCAGCAGACGATGGGGACGTACGTCGAGCGTTACGTCCACGACCTCGTCGGCAACATCGAGCGGATGCGGCACCGGGGCAGCGACCCCGCCCACGCGGGCTGGACGCGCGGCTACACGTACGCGGAGACCAGCCTGCTGGAGGACGGCACGGCGGGGACGGCGGCGAAGACCGGCAACCGGCTCAGCCACACGACGCTGAACCCCGACGGTGCCACCCCGCCGCTCGTCGAGCCGTACGCCCATGACCGGCACGGCAACATGACCCGCATGCCGCACCTCGGCGGCGGCCAGCCCGGCCCCTCGCTGCACTGGGACCACGCGGACCGGTTGCGACGCTCGGACCTCGGCGGCGGAGGCACGGTCTTCTGCGTGTACGACGCCGAGGGCCGAAGGGTCCGCAAGGTGTGGGAGAAGGCGCCGGGCCTGATCGAGGAACGCATCTACCTGGGGGACTTCGAGGTCTACCGGCGGCACCGCGGCCCGATCGGCCCGGCCACCGCGGTGCTCGAACGCGAGACCGTGCACACCGGGGCGGATTCGGGTGCGGGTTCCGGCGCCGGCGAGGAGCGCTTCGCCCTCACCGAGCTGCGCACCCGCGACACCGAGGGCTCGGACCCGGCGCCGCCCCGGCTGATCCGCTACCAGGCGGGGAACCACCTCGGCTCCGCCTGCCTCGAACTGGACGAGCGGGCGCAGATCATCTCGTACGAGGAGTACGCGCCCTACGGCAGCACGACGTACCAGGCGGTACGCAGCCGTACGGAGACACCCAAGCGCTACCGCTACACGGGCATGGAGCGGGACGAGGAGACGGGACTCGCCCAGCACGGCGCCCGCTACTACGCCTGCTGGCTCGGCAGATGGACCGGAGCCGACCCTTCCGGCCTGATCGACGGACCGAACCTGTACCGGTACGCGCGAGGCAACCCGATCACCCTGACCGACCGCGACGGACACGAGCCCGCGGAGGCCCTGACGGCGGAGATCCTCCAGCAGGCCGCCTCGGCGCTGGAACGGGCAGCCGCGCGATGGGGGAGCGCGGCCGCGTACAGCGGGGGAGCCGGAGCATCCGCCGCACCAGCAGCCGCACCCGCGACCGCCCTCGCACCCGCCCCGGCGGCCGGGGCCCTGGCGGCCGCACAGGCGGTCGCCGGCCTGGCGATGGCGCTCGCGGTGCGCATGCACATGCAACGCGCGGGCTCGATCGCACGATTCGGCAACCCCTACGGCGTTCCGACCCAAGGCGCGGCCTTCCCCGCACTGACCCAGGCCCAGAGACTGGTCCACGCACCCTTCCCGATCCCGCGGCCGGCCCCGCAGCGGCAGCAGGGCGAACCGAGAGCAGGACGCGTGTACGTCACGTACACCAAGACGAACAAGACCACCGGGCGCGTCTACTCGGGCCGCACCAGCATGGTCATCGACCTCAACCGACCCTGGTACCCCCAGGCGGAGAAGGCGATGAAGCTCCGCGACCAGAGGCACCACGTGGACGAACGCCCCGAGCCGGACGACCCGGACTTCGGCCCCGCGCACCTGGACAGCTACGCCGTCGGCCACGCGGTGAACTACGCCGAGCGCTACCGCGACTTCGGCTACCTCGCCATCCGAGGAAGGGAACAGCAGCTCATCGACGACAACGGGGCACAACGGGCGGCACAACTGGGGATCACGGGCTTCAGCGGCGGCGCCTGGTCGGACACGGAGCCGGGCCCGCGACTGACGGAGAACAAGGGGCGAGGGGTCGACAAGGACAGCCCGATGGGAGAGATCTTCCACTACGCGTCGGACATCGAGTTCGGCGAACTGGCGCCGTTCACGCGGACGCCGCTCAAGCAAATGGTCCGGGACACACTGAGGCTGCGATGACGGAACCGGGAACGTACCTACGGATTCCCCTGCCCGACGGCTCGTACGGCTACGGCAGGGTGCTCTCGGAGGAGTACACCGCCTTCTACGACCACCACACGTCGCAGCCGTCGTCCGACCTGGACGCCATCGACACCCGACCGCTGCTCTTCGCCCAGGCGGTCCGACTGCCGGACGACACCCGATGGCAGCCGATCGGCAGCCGCGCGCTCGAAGGCGAGACCGCGCGCCCGGTCGTCCGCTTCACCCAGGACCGGGCCGACTTCCGCAAATGCGTGATCTTCGACTCGGAGGGCGAGACCCGTCCGGCCACCCCCGAGGAGTGCGTCGGCCTGGAACGCGCCGCGGTCTGGGACGCCCACCACATCGAACGGCGTCTCCTGGACACCTTCCTCGGCCTCCCCAACGAGGACGAGCGGGAGGCACGGGTGCGGCTGTCCTAGGCCGAGCGCGTTCACACGTCGTTCAGTAAACGTCGATCGGTGTGCGGCACGGTGGTCCGAGAACGGACCGCAGCAGTTTCCCGAACAGGTGACAGACATGCTCAAGATCGGCCTGGGAGCCCCCCAGTACGGAACGTTCACGGACCCCACCGTGATCTCGCAGTTCGCCGCCACGGTCGAAGCGATCGGCTTCGACAGCCTCTGGGTCGGCGACCGGGCCCTCGTCCCGACCGAGCCCCGTGACACCTATCCCGGCGGCGGTCCGCTGCCGGAGGCGTACCGCACCTTCCTCGACCCCGTCGTCACCCTCTCCTTCCTGGCGCACGCGACCCGACGGATACGGCTCGGCACCAGCACGCTGAACGCACCGTTCTACTCGCCGCTCCTGCTGGCCCGGTCGCTCACCTCCGTCGACATCCTCAGCCAGGGACGACTCGACATCGGCTTCGGGCTCGGCTGGTCGTCCGACGAGTACGAGGCCATCGGTGTGCCGTGGAAGGGCCGTGGGGCCCGGCTGGAGGAGATCCTGGACGTCCTGGACCACGTCTGGTCCGGCACGCCGGCCGCCTACGAAGGGGCGCGGTGGCAGCTGCCGAGCGCCCACGTCGAGACGTTCCCGGTGCAGCGCCCCCGCCCACCGGTGCTGCTGGGCGGCTTCACCCCGGCGACGCTCGAGCGCATCGGGCGGCGCGCGGACGGCTGGGCGGGGGCGGCGCTGCCGGTGCCACGACTGACGCACGTCATCGGGCAGATCAGGCAGATCGCGGAGGCGAACGGACGCGACCCCGAGGCCCTGCGCACGGTCGTCCGGGTCAACCCCGTCTTGACGTCAGAGACCGCCGCCGACGACGGCGTCCCGCGCCGGGGAACGGTCGCGCAGGTGTCGGACTACCTGCTCGCCGCGCACGAGGCCGGAGCCGACGAGGTCCTGATCGACCTCCAGCAGACCGCCCGGAACGCGGAGGAACTGACGGACCTCGCGCACCGCTTCCACACCCGACTGAGCAAGGGCTAGGAGCGGACCGCAGGGCCGGGGGTACGGAGTCGCCGTGCTGTCTCGCGGAGCAGCAGCGCGGCGGCCGCCGGGGCAGCGGGGCCCGAGGTCCGCGTCGCGAGGGACGCGCCCGCGTGGCGCACGGCGTCGAGGCGGAGACGCTGGACGCCGATGAGGGCCCGCAGGAAGGGCCCGTACGAAGGCGCCGTCACGTCGGGAAGGGAGGCAGCCGCCGTCAGGTCGACGTCGGCCCGGTCCGCCTGCTCCTGGACGAGCCGGCCGAGCGCCGCGTCGGGCCGCGTGAGGTCCGCACCGTGGCGCGCCACCGCGTCGGCGGGGACGCCCGTCCGGCCCGCGCGCAGGTCTTCGGGCAGGTCCTCAAGGAAGTCGATGCGCTGCATGCCTCGGATGAGCCGGTGGCAGCCGTCCGTGAAGGCCGCCCGCGCGGCCGTGTCCGCCGGCGCGAGGAGGCAGGCCGTCAGCATCAGCGCGGGCAGGGAGTACTCCTCGACGTACCGCTCCAGGTCCTCCTCGTCCGCGATGGTCCGCCACGCGACCTCGCGCTCGCAGCCCCGAAGGAACGCGTCCACATGGGTGCGTACGTCCGGGTGGCACTCGACGGTACGGACGAGGCAGCGCAGTACCGGCAGCGCGGAGTCACCCTCGGCGAGAGCCTTCCGCACGAGCCCGTCCCATTCGGTGAGCGCGGCCGCCCGCTCGTCCACCGGCCCTCGGTCGATCCGGTCGTCGGTGTCGTGCATGAACGCGACGGCGGCCACGACGTGCGGCACCAGCGCGGCGGGCAGCAGCAGGCGCGCGGCCGCGTACTCGGCGGTCGCGAACCGCCGCACGGCCTGACGCTGTGCGGTGTACTCCCGCCGCAGCCGCGGCTCCCTGACCCCGGCCCGGTCCAGGGCCCGCTTCCACATGCTGTTCTCCCGCCGTCGTAGACCGCGATCTTACGGCTGCCCCTCCCACGCCCGGGGCCTCGGCTCCCACGCCCCGCGGCCTGGCCGTCCCCGTGCCCGCCACCGCGACAGACGTGAGGGGCTGGCCTACCTTGAGGGCATGGTGATGGTGCAGTGCAGCGGGCTGGAGGTCGCCTACTACCGCGTGGGGGAGGGGCCGCCCGTGGTGTTCCTGCACGGTGCGGCGGGGGACGGCCGTCTGTGGCAGCCGCAACTCGACGTGCTGTCGGACGCGTTCACGGTCGTAGCGTGGGACGAGCCCGGCGCGGGCAGATCCTCCGACGTTCCCGCGTCCTTCGGCCTCACGGACTACGCCCATTGTCTGGCGGCGGTCGTGGAGTCGCTGCGCCTCGGTCCGGCCCACATCGCCGGCCTCTCCTGGGGCGGCACCGTCGCCCTGGAGCTCTACCGCCACCACCCGGACCTCGTGAAGACGCTCATCCTCGTCGACACCTACGCGGGCTGGAAGGGCTCCCTGCCGGCGGAGGAGGTACAAGCCAGGGTCGAGGGCGCGCGCCGGATGCTGGCCGCACCGCCCGATGAGTTCGATCCGACGCTGCCCGGACTGTTCGCGGGTGAGCCGCCCGCCGCGTACGTACCCCTCCTGGACGCGATGGACGCCGCCGTGCGCCCGGACACGATGCGGACGCAACTGGCCCTCATGGCCGAGGCGGACCAGCGGGACGTCCTGCCCACCATCTCGGTGCCGACGCTCCTGCTCTGGGGAGAGCAGGACGTACGCTCGCCGCTGACCGTCGCACGGCAGTTCCAGAAGGCGATCCCGCATTCCGAACTGGTGGTGATCCCGGGCGCGGGACACGTCAGCAACCTGGAACGCCCCCAGGAGTTCAACCGGACCGTACGCGACTTCTGCCACGCCCACTCCTGAGCGCCGTCGGCCGCATCCTGGCCCGCGAAAAACCCGGCGACGTCGCCGATCACATGGGGGACACTCGTCGCTCATGGATGAGGTCGAGGTGGTCGTCGCCCATTCCGAGCGCGCAACGCTGCGCGTCGGCGACGTGTTCCTGAAGGTGGACGCCGATCAGGCGCGGATCGACCGCGAGGTCGAGGCGATGTCCCGCGCACCGGTCCCGACCCCGGAGGTCCTGTGGCGCAAGCCGCCCG is from Streptomyces venezuelae ATCC 10712 and encodes:
- a CDS encoding TIGR03619 family F420-dependent LLM class oxidoreductase — its product is MLKIGLGAPQYGTFTDPTVISQFAATVEAIGFDSLWVGDRALVPTEPRDTYPGGGPLPEAYRTFLDPVVTLSFLAHATRRIRLGTSTLNAPFYSPLLLARSLTSVDILSQGRLDIGFGLGWSSDEYEAIGVPWKGRGARLEEILDVLDHVWSGTPAAYEGARWQLPSAHVETFPVQRPRPPVLLGGFTPATLERIGRRADGWAGAALPVPRLTHVIGQIRQIAEANGRDPEALRTVVRVNPVLTSETAADDGVPRRGTVAQVSDYLLAAHEAGADEVLIDLQQTARNAEELTDLAHRFHTRLSKG
- a CDS encoding alpha/beta fold hydrolase, encoding MVMVQCSGLEVAYYRVGEGPPVVFLHGAAGDGRLWQPQLDVLSDAFTVVAWDEPGAGRSSDVPASFGLTDYAHCLAAVVESLRLGPAHIAGLSWGGTVALELYRHHPDLVKTLILVDTYAGWKGSLPAEEVQARVEGARRMLAAPPDEFDPTLPGLFAGEPPAAYVPLLDAMDAAVRPDTMRTQLALMAEADQRDVLPTISVPTLLLWGEQDVRSPLTVARQFQKAIPHSELVVIPGAGHVSNLERPQEFNRTVRDFCHAHS
- a CDS encoding squalene/phytoene synthase family protein encodes the protein MWKRALDRAGVREPRLRREYTAQRQAVRRFATAEYAAARLLLPAALVPHVVAAVAFMHDTDDRIDRGPVDERAAALTEWDGLVRKALAEGDSALPVLRCLVRTVECHPDVRTHVDAFLRGCEREVAWRTIADEEDLERYVEEYSLPALMLTACLLAPADTAARAAFTDGCHRLIRGMQRIDFLEDLPEDLRAGRTGVPADAVARHGADLTRPDAALGRLVQEQADRADVDLTAAASLPDVTAPSYGPFLRALIGVQRLRLDAVRHAGASLATRTSGPAAPAAAALLLRETARRLRTPGPAVRS